In the Sarcophilus harrisii chromosome 3, mSarHar1.11, whole genome shotgun sequence genome, one interval contains:
- the CCNL2 gene encoding cyclin-L2 isoform X3 produces MPWGVAILLCLTFRNYMNDSLRTDVFVRFQPESIACACIYLAARTLEIPLPNRPHWFLLFGASEEEIQEICLKILLLYTRKKVDLTYLESEVEKKKHAIEEAKAQAKGLLADGTPILDNTSGFSPVPKIESPKESKGNKPSPLSVQAMKNAKRKMEGAKRAKSNSPVNGLPKGRESRSRSGSRDQSYSRSQSRSASPKRRKSESCSTSSGSKSQSRSRSRSDSPPRQANHGGSYKGSKIRNYKKSKDYKYAAQKPRKSRSRSSSRSRSRSRERSDNSGKYKKKSHYYRDQRRERSRSYERTGHRYEREHPGHSRHRR; encoded by the exons ATGCCTTGGGGAGTTGCAATTCTTTTGTGTTTGACttttaggaactatatgaatgaTAGCCTTCGAACAGATGTCTTTGTAAGGTTCCAGCCAGAGAGCATTGCCTGTGCTTGCATTTATCTAGCTGCCAGAACGTTAGAG attccTCTTCCGAATCGTCCCCATTGGTTTCTGTTGTTTGGAGCATCTGAGGAAGAGATCCAGGAAATTTGCTTAAAAATTTTGTTGCTCTATACTCGGAAaaag GTCGATCTGACATATTTAGAAAGtgaagttgaaaagaaaaaacatgccATTGAAGAGGCAAAAGCCCAAGCTAAAGGCCTGCTTGCTGATGGAACTCCCATTTTAGACAACACATCGGGCTTTTCCCCGGTTCCTAAAATAG AATCCCCCAAAGAAAGCAAAGGGAATAAACCTTCCCCACTTTCTGTGCAAGCAATGAAGAAcgccaaaagaaaaatggagggtGCCAAGAGGGCCAAATCCAACAGTCCAGTGAATGG ATTGCCAAAAGGCCGAGAAAGTCGAAGTCGCAGCGGAAGCCGGGATCAGAGCTACTCGCGGTCACAGTCCAGATCCGCGTCTCCCAAGAGAAG aaaaagcGAAAGCTGTTCAACATCCAGTGGGTCAAAATCTCAGAGCCGCTCCCGGAGCCGCAGCGATTCTCCCCCGAGACAGGCCAACCATGGTGGTTCTTATAAGGGCTCGAAGATCAGGAACTACAAAAAATCAAAGGACTATAAGTATGCCGCCCAGAAACCCCGCAAGTCCCGGAGCCGGAGCTCATCCCGTTCTAGAAGCCGATCTAGGGAACGCTCAGATAACTctgggaaatacaaaaagaagagcCATTACTATAGGGATCAGAGGCGGGAACGTTCTCGCTCTTATGAGCGAACTGGTCATCGCTATGAGCGAGAACACCCCGGACACAGTCGGCACAGGAGATGA
- the CCNL2 gene encoding cyclin-L2 isoform X4: MQALQRRLALDRNYMNDSLRTDVFVRFQPESIACACIYLAARTLEIPLPNRPHWFLLFGASEEEIQEICLKILLLYTRKKVDLTYLESEVEKKKHAIEEAKAQAKGLLADGTPILDNTSGFSPVPKIESPKESKGNKPSPLSVQAMKNAKRKMEGAKRAKSNSPVNGLPKGRESRSRSGSRDQSYSRSQSRSASPKRRKSESCSTSSGSKSQSRSRSRSDSPPRQANHGGSYKGSKIRNYKKSKDYKYAAQKPRKSRSRSSSRSRSRSRERSDNSGKYKKKSHYYRDQRRERSRSYERTGHRYEREHPGHSRHRR; this comes from the exons gaactatatgaatgaTAGCCTTCGAACAGATGTCTTTGTAAGGTTCCAGCCAGAGAGCATTGCCTGTGCTTGCATTTATCTAGCTGCCAGAACGTTAGAG attccTCTTCCGAATCGTCCCCATTGGTTTCTGTTGTTTGGAGCATCTGAGGAAGAGATCCAGGAAATTTGCTTAAAAATTTTGTTGCTCTATACTCGGAAaaag GTCGATCTGACATATTTAGAAAGtgaagttgaaaagaaaaaacatgccATTGAAGAGGCAAAAGCCCAAGCTAAAGGCCTGCTTGCTGATGGAACTCCCATTTTAGACAACACATCGGGCTTTTCCCCGGTTCCTAAAATAG AATCCCCCAAAGAAAGCAAAGGGAATAAACCTTCCCCACTTTCTGTGCAAGCAATGAAGAAcgccaaaagaaaaatggagggtGCCAAGAGGGCCAAATCCAACAGTCCAGTGAATGG ATTGCCAAAAGGCCGAGAAAGTCGAAGTCGCAGCGGAAGCCGGGATCAGAGCTACTCGCGGTCACAGTCCAGATCCGCGTCTCCCAAGAGAAG aaaaagcGAAAGCTGTTCAACATCCAGTGGGTCAAAATCTCAGAGCCGCTCCCGGAGCCGCAGCGATTCTCCCCCGAGACAGGCCAACCATGGTGGTTCTTATAAGGGCTCGAAGATCAGGAACTACAAAAAATCAAAGGACTATAAGTATGCCGCCCAGAAACCCCGCAAGTCCCGGAGCCGGAGCTCATCCCGTTCTAGAAGCCGATCTAGGGAACGCTCAGATAACTctgggaaatacaaaaagaagagcCATTACTATAGGGATCAGAGGCGGGAACGTTCTCGCTCTTATGAGCGAACTGGTCATCGCTATGAGCGAGAACACCCCGGACACAGTCGGCACAGGAGATGA
- the CCNL2 gene encoding cyclin-L2 isoform X5: MNDSLRTDVFVRFQPESIACACIYLAARTLEIPLPNRPHWFLLFGASEEEIQEICLKILLLYTRKKVDLTYLESEVEKKKHAIEEAKAQAKGLLADGTPILDNTSGFSPVPKIESPKESKGNKPSPLSVQAMKNAKRKMEGAKRAKSNSPVNGLPKGRESRSRSGSRDQSYSRSQSRSASPKRRKSESCSTSSGSKSQSRSRSRSDSPPRQANHGGSYKGSKIRNYKKSKDYKYAAQKPRKSRSRSSSRSRSRSRERSDNSGKYKKKSHYYRDQRRERSRSYERTGHRYEREHPGHSRHRR; this comes from the exons atgaatgaTAGCCTTCGAACAGATGTCTTTGTAAGGTTCCAGCCAGAGAGCATTGCCTGTGCTTGCATTTATCTAGCTGCCAGAACGTTAGAG attccTCTTCCGAATCGTCCCCATTGGTTTCTGTTGTTTGGAGCATCTGAGGAAGAGATCCAGGAAATTTGCTTAAAAATTTTGTTGCTCTATACTCGGAAaaag GTCGATCTGACATATTTAGAAAGtgaagttgaaaagaaaaaacatgccATTGAAGAGGCAAAAGCCCAAGCTAAAGGCCTGCTTGCTGATGGAACTCCCATTTTAGACAACACATCGGGCTTTTCCCCGGTTCCTAAAATAG AATCCCCCAAAGAAAGCAAAGGGAATAAACCTTCCCCACTTTCTGTGCAAGCAATGAAGAAcgccaaaagaaaaatggagggtGCCAAGAGGGCCAAATCCAACAGTCCAGTGAATGG ATTGCCAAAAGGCCGAGAAAGTCGAAGTCGCAGCGGAAGCCGGGATCAGAGCTACTCGCGGTCACAGTCCAGATCCGCGTCTCCCAAGAGAAG aaaaagcGAAAGCTGTTCAACATCCAGTGGGTCAAAATCTCAGAGCCGCTCCCGGAGCCGCAGCGATTCTCCCCCGAGACAGGCCAACCATGGTGGTTCTTATAAGGGCTCGAAGATCAGGAACTACAAAAAATCAAAGGACTATAAGTATGCCGCCCAGAAACCCCGCAAGTCCCGGAGCCGGAGCTCATCCCGTTCTAGAAGCCGATCTAGGGAACGCTCAGATAACTctgggaaatacaaaaagaagagcCATTACTATAGGGATCAGAGGCGGGAACGTTCTCGCTCTTATGAGCGAACTGGTCATCGCTATGAGCGAGAACACCCCGGACACAGTCGGCACAGGAGATGA